DNA sequence from the Pseudochaenichthys georgianus chromosome 8, fPseGeo1.2, whole genome shotgun sequence genome:
TAACTGTGGGGCTTTGGACAGTCTTCCTCCACCTGACTGGGATTGACCGTAGCTGCCGTATCCGCCCTGGCTGTAGGATCCGGGGCTGCTGTCAGAGCCCTGTTTGTAGCCTCCATAGCCCTGCTGGCTGTAGCCCTGCCCAGAAGACTGACCATAGCCCTGGCCCATAGcaccaccacctcctcctccacctccacctccataGGACCCATATCTGCCAGAGGTAAAAGAGTCAACCACATTCAGACACCAAACATGAACACAATGTAATAAAAGCATTAGAGCAGTTTTATTCCAAGAATAATCAGATTGTATTTATTAATTTTATAGTTTCACATTTTTCcctaaatacaaatgtaaatgtattagaAAAATGATATCATATACTAGAAATAATCAATAAAATATGTGGTGGTTTATTTCCGGCCCAAAAGACGAGAAACTTACCCCTGGCCAGATGATTGGGAATATTCTATGGGAATAAACAAAATTGAGTGttacaatttaaaatatatatatttgtattaacagatAAACAATAAACGGAACTGTGTTGATAAATAATTCTACTTGTTAAGATaaataaaagtatttaaaaGCCACCTGGATCAGCTAGCAGCTCACAGCTGAACACAGGGCTGTTTATTATGTTACTTTCTATATTAATTaccttcatttatttattttttgtgctGCTAAAACAACTTAATTTCCAGGCTGGATATCTTTAATGTTGGTAAAGCAGCAAAGATGAATCATTTAATTGTGAGCTGTGAAATAATGGCCAACTATTTAGATATTTGAAAAATCAGTTGTGAAgtattttgaagaaaataaatcaaaattGTCTGATATAATGAATATCATCTATATATGCAATATATATCCAATGGAAGTCACatgtatataaaatgtatatatgttTCACTCAATACAACTACCATGTGTTCCAGTCAACAGTGATTCATATCTCACTAAATATCATGCATCAAAGATTAAAGTCACACAAATGTTGTTCCAAGGCACCAAACCAGTAATATGACTTTCATTCTTAAAATAGATGTTCTTCTAATACTTATgggcaggggcgccgccagggattttgagccccatgaaaatatatcacattgggccccaccaccaggcacaggccactttgtttataaattacctcgagggccgtaccaaatggtctagcggtccgtatacggcccgggggccggaggttccccacccctgctttaatataataacattagtattagtgctgcgtaccggtacgccgaaccggtactggacttgtaaaaagtttcggttcaagtccggttaaaatcGGAACGTCGGGAAaaggtacttggactcgcaaaaaaactaacacttttacgtatattctggtgtctgtggttatttaaacataccctgataaaagttattcagcgtcaataaatgagtgctaatcccagtgtgctcagtgtacaacatcaaatGTCATTTctccttcgattcacggtttgaaaacgtagcatttcgccacatgctaatgctaaccggaagtgaagaattttcagaataaaagtattaagttaatagtgtgaccttccgtttttttcagaataaaactgatttaaattaaatagtgtatttaattcaaaattacgccatatcaacattgattttaatttctaacagtatgtatgtacatcactatgtatgtagtatgtactgtatcatgtacacatgtagagttgaggaaaatacatggtgtacagacagtacagtacactctgactgtacagtcactacagtgtatactgtagtaggtgtgtaacagtgtaatgcgtatagtctactctacactctaccttttagcaacgttttagggatttaggctcagtcagctcagggactgtttggttacgttagtttggtaaatgaaataaatgtttgaactttgtagtagttcactgtagttgctgtcataagtcatttgtagactaagtggcaaaaagtatttttttacatttgtactttgtagagaaatgtagacacaagttggaagggagctcaataaacctgacgagtttgaatttgagttgattatgagttaattttcaattgataattagctcacaataagttcactttagttactcacacaacttgacacaagccatgggttcaggtccggacttataagtccggacctgaacctgaacctctggacttgagtccggacctgaacctgaatgtgagtccaggtacgcagcactaattagtattaatatcataaccaaaatgtctgattaacattttgtttacagactgatcactcaatgcttcaaactgtccatcatcctaaatagactaaaagcagttttttgttttatatagatcattagctatgtgggaaaatactgtgttttaaatgtataatttaaattagatgttagctttttgttatatagtattccagtctcccttcagatatgttaagtggcatgtcattcaacacaatgctgctcacctccttcagttgggagaaaagctggttcaggttcagccttatggggggacagggctgctgagcttagagatggatctgttggacctggcaccagggggagggacaactgatttagtatgaataggcgctaaaaatgtgcctgcatttattaaaggtagggaggtaagaatggagaaactagctcgagtgcgctagaatttgaaagtacacaaccgaaaaaaatctgctccttccttcagagttccttacagagcccctcttccaacacacacgaacgtgcacatgaccaatgagggcacgagataagtttgtgcacagatggaaggctgacaggcaggtaggccatccagtcatttttgccgggccggctcagatgattggtcgtgcttttgacagcgccacggcttccacagatgacatttttgtatgtatttattgtcaaagcatttaatatattcattgctatcgggatgttaagagcattctatggaatataacaaaaagtgtttctgaagtgaattacctaccatacctttaaatatcagctaaaagagcagtgaaattaaagacctctgaattttctgtaaagatattaacagtacttaatgtcagcttagtaaacaaaaaaacattagctaacagactaatttccaccactcatggaccacacccaccttttcttgtgaaaaactgggtgacatactgtcaccctttagtccctctctcttgtctttatctcctttctcttcttttcttagagcctgactttgttggtcgttgaaacatggtacaacacacgtatgtaggctaagtactagcatccctcctcacatgctttcactctctgcaagtgcaggtgccgcaccgcgtttggaggcaggaccaaaccattacatgtaaatagaagggggtgtacagaggctttgggtaattaacttttggaagaaaataagttaaatgaatcgtaagtttagtgagtaatttatcaatataacgttctattaatgttaattattgattaaaggttacttacattttttttcttaatgttctgaacattttggggcccctgtcagtcatgggcccttagaatcgtcctaactcttcacccccttacggcgcccctgcttATGGGCTTGTACTTAAGAAGGCATTTTCGTGGAGAATtttacttgtaatggagtatttttaCATCGCTGTATTGGTATTTTTCCATGAGTGCCACTGTCAGAATCTGGGTCAGTGGATCAGTAACGTTGGTTAACCACAGCCGATAGCATAGTAGCCgttaagctaaatgctaacggaATAAACCGGTAGCTTAGTTAGCTTTACGGTACCGTTAGAAGAATACATTACAGTGACAGCTACACAGTAGGTTCTTCTGAGGGGGAAGAGATGCGGTTACGCACTAGCTTGTTAACCTTCACTGTTAAAACATCTAAACTGTTGTTTTAACACCGAatatacgtctccttgccgttAGACGCCATTTCGACGAACGAAAACCAGCCCTTTTACCTTGAATAGAGCGAATAAGACAGTGTTGTTATCTGACAGCAGAGGAGGGGGACCCAGAAGATTGATGCAGCCTTCACAGCCCTGCAGTTCCTCCTGCGGCcgcagggtggggggggggggggggcagccatTGTCTAATTATTTACTATGGGTGTGATGTAACTAGGTAACATTTACTCAAGTTTTCAACAtttaggtacttgtactttacttgatttacatagattatttttatattattataggCTAAACTACCCAGTATTGTATACAGTTATTCAAGTAAATCCTACCTTCACCAAGTACAACATTAAAGTGATGAACCaatgttttaattttttttattgtataataattctcatgttacatgtttgtattattgttttacacattcGAAATAAATCTGATCAAATCAAATGAACAATTTAATGCAccattcatttgaataaaatcattaaaaaatatctgttgtttaattgtgcctttattcataacgaGTACTTTAACTTTTGGTATTTAAAGtacattttgatgctaatactttctTATTTTGACttaaatatacatttgtatGCAGTAGCTACTGTCATTTGTAACTGAGTATGTGTACACtgtagtattgctacttttaattaagtaaataatctgagtacttccacctttgattatttatataatatatatatcatttaaataatgATTCAAGTCTCCCAATTGGTATTCACGCCACTGGCACTGcatttaaatcatattttacaGACTATTTTATCTTTGCTTGTATTTTGCAGTGTTtgatgttttcttttttaatgtataTTCTTTATTTTATGCCTCCTATGAATGCGCTTGAATGTTGTGCTCCCACCTTATACAAGTGCtagacaaatctttattttattttattattattacaattatataCATTACAAGTTCAAATAAAggctattttgtattattatgatacctgatcattatttttaagtacattttcttCATTTAAACACCAGTAATTGAAAATAACCTTTAAAATAGAGTATAACACTTTAAACCATCTTGTGATTGGGTCAGACATGTGGGGCCAATGGATAAAGTCGGGCCAAtaaatattcaaatatattcAGTATCTTGAATTTTGCACTATTTGCATGTGTTTACAATCCAAGCCGTAAAGACATtgtatgttggttgttgttgctatgattGTTGTTGCAGAAGAAGGTTGGTCAAACAGGCTCTTTTAACAAACACTTGATCAGTGAGCTTATTATACAACTTGACCTCATGTTTATGTTTGAATGATGTAAATTCAAACTGCAGTGTTCTTGTTTTCTGGTTACCATGACAGCTACATTTTCACAGAAGGAGCCTTACTCATCTCAGGTAACAAATGTCCTTAGGTGGCTTTAATCTTGTTATTCTTCATTATTACATATCGTCACCTTCTTAAACTAATGGCTTTTCAAGTTTttcaaaaaacagaaaaaacttaaccaaatatagaatatatgataatatattaattatttcacacaaaaaggtTATGACAATATATGACCATTGACATACAAATAACACTGTCTGTCAATTATGTAAAATAAGAGGATTAGATGACTTAGGCCAATTTACGAAcatgttgttgtgacttaggcAATCTGAAACCTGACTTAGGCCTTATTACTTCTGGAGTAAGTGACTTAGGCAAAACAGTGcacttctctttttttttactgtgaCAGACCATGGGGCTGGGTCAGCCACTAACAGTTTAACATGCTAGAGGAGCATACAGAGACTCAGGACACAGAGGGCAGTTTGGCCGTGGTTGGCCCTTTAATTCAATATAGCAAACTCAAAAGTTACAACTTAAATCACTCTtgctaaataaaacaaaaggcaAGTAAATCAAACCCTGAGGAGGCATGTGCCTCTCCTCACTACTCCCTCCAGCTCTtctttgctgtgtttttaattgtaACTAACCCTTTTCCATTTAAATCAGTTTCTCCCCTGAATCTTTCTCAGTcatcttggtgtgtgtgtgtgtgtgtgtgtgtgtgtgtgtgtgtgtgtgtgtgcgtgtgcgtgtgtgtgtgtgtgtgtgtgtgtgtgtgtgtgtgtgtgtgtgtgtgtgtgtgtgtgtgtgtgtgtgtgtgtgtgtgtgtgtgtgtgtgtgtgtgtgtgtgtgtgtgtggctgtgcgtgtgtgtgtgtgtgtgtgtgtgtgtgtgtgtgtgtgtgtgtgtgtgtgtgtgtgtgtgtgtggtgtgtgtgtgtgtgtgtgtgtgtgtgtgtgtgtgtgtgtgtgtgtgtgtgtgtgtgtgtgtgtgtgtgtgtgtgtgtgtgtgtgtgtgtgtgtgtgtgtgtgtgtgtgtgtgtgtgtgtgtctaattaTGTTACAAATTGTCAAAAAGCTGATGACACTCGAAGGGCATGACATGTTTCATGGATGGAAGGTCCTGAAACTTCCTCGCCTTGATTGGCAGAGCGTCAACTTCAGCAGTTGCAGCTGCCTGTTGATATTCCTGATAGAGTTGGGAGATGGTTGTGCCTGGGTGAAGGAACTTCTTGTCTTTGTAGGCAGTAGTGTGAATCAACAGTGGGCAGATCCTATAACCAGTCCTTGAGGAAATCTGCAACAGCCATTTCCAGCTTTGCATTTTTGCCACTCTTAAGTGGAGATGTAGTTGGTGGGTCTGCCACTTGTTCATCATggtcttcaagtttgtattttgttgatcgaacacacttattgtaagtcgctttggataaaagcgtcagctaaatgcaatgtaatgtaatgtaatggtcgATGGTATTTTTGTTCAGCCAGTGTAATGGTTCTTTCAGGGATACCAAGTGTAGAAGAAAAAAAGCTTTGCACACTTTAAGATTTGTTCCATCCTGAAGTTGTTTCAGTTGGTAGGAAAATGATGAACTGCGCCTGGATCCCTCACCAACTTTCTTTTGCTTCATGGCAACCTTTGTGACCAAAGTGGTGACGTATAACCGATGTTCTTCCCAGTTGTCCATTGACTAATCTTTCTGAAATATCCACTACCTCTCCTCTTCTGTAATGGATTGACAGTCTCGAGTCGTGACTCGCTGACAGAACTTCGAATTGCAGGAAGGCCCATAGCCTTTGCAGCTATTTCTTTGCCACCTTTGGCCTTGTATGCCATTCTTTGAGACGTTTCTTCTTGGATTCATTTTGCTTCCATGTTTCTGGGCTGAGGTATTTATGTTGTTTCCTTTTGATCGTATTGTTTTCATACACATCCTTTAGATGAGGACCATAATGTTCTGAAGTTGCTGCCAGACTGTCTTCATTTTCAGGGACAGAGGACTCATCAGAGGATGGATTGTAGTTTGGGTCAAtgataacatcatcatcatctatgTCTTCTTCATGGTGTGGACGGGTCTGCTAAGGcatcttcagcaacactctcttcTTCAATGAAAGTGTTTAGGTTATTGTCTGCTCCATCTGActcagggtgtttctcaatgtcgagtaaggctgctccagagccactatttcaaggatactacgtcatcgagtcccgccgaaggactgttccaatgtccaggatccttggaattctaccgaggccggcgtaaTTCGTTGctggaaatttcgaggctgcacatgtgtagactccgcggtcttaaaatccccacaatgctttgcgcacggaccaattcccaaatctttggcggaaaatgtaagggggccactcatatgacgcacacctgcacacttgctagcctgtccCATTCTTCGTCTCCGAAAGCCAGGAATGATTCTTGCCTAGCCTCTGATGGACCTGACTCGGAGgacaaggaagcgtcctcgacattgagaaacacccacagtgtcttggcctggtacatgctgctccacctcTTTAACGACAGTCTCATTTTCATTGGATGATTCCTGATCGGTGTCTGAAAAGTCAAGTGCATCTCCTACCAAAAAGGAGTAGGCGTACGGTCACAACTGTGTGATCATtgtgaaaaacatttttgtaaTTGCACTGTGGTCCTATGCATTAATACATTAAAGCTATTTAATGAATATTATTTGGCCAAATTcagttaaaaaaacatttaatctTTCCTAATAAGATGGAAATGTAATGTGGAAAAAGGACAATATTAAGAATTAAAACAGACAAACGCAAAATGTACTTTTCCTTATTTATAATTATGCTGTAATTGTAACCGTTAGTTTTGAAAGATTAGATTAGTTTTTAGATGAGTCTTTATTGTCCCAGAGGGAAATGTGTGCAAGCTTCATGGAGCTACAGTAGCTACATTAGCTACAGTAACTATAGTACCTACAGTAGCTACATTAGCTACAGTAACTAtaaattgtgaaattaaaagactaaataactacacaacatttatagcctagcccaggggtcggcaacccgcggccctttaagccctctgctctggctcccttgagcttagacaaaaataagaaggaaatcaaataaaagtatttgtaggactatttatattttgttgcatggttgaaaatgtttcgtatgttgtattttgaggtgatactgtgacacataaataaaaaacaaaacggttttaattaggtcaactaaaatatgcgtcacatcctgctccggtcccgcgcgagcgccttttcttggaggcgaataacctaacccccggctcgatgagcgaactatggataaatcaaagaaaagtaccggaggaacacaggatttaattctgcgtggacagagttgtatgctttcacagcaaacgatgctggtttaccggtatgtttgatatgtagagagaagttgtcaacggtggtgcagcctttacgagggagaggaagacagctgacgatcgtcagtcataattcaatggggtatgtaatttattttagaaaacactttttgttatattccatggaatgctcttaacgtcccgatagcaatgaatatatgaaatgctttgacaataaatacatacaacaattaatctctggaagccgtagcgctgtaaaaagcacgaccaatcatctgagccggcccagctaaaataactggatggcctacctgcctgtcagccttacatctgggcacaaacttatatcgtgccctcattggtcatgtgcgcgttcgtgtgtgttggaggaggggctctgtaagaaagtctgaaggaagaggcatattttttccggttgtgtactttcaaattctagcgcactcgagctggtttctccattcttacctttaactctttttagggtgcagatatatgttttatttatttcaaagtgggcccatttaataatatttgtttcctcttcaaatgtgcagaggactccccaagtgctgtgtttaatttattttaaagtaggcctgtgtattatttttaattctccttataaaagttctttgtttcttattcgaggttaacagttttatatcatgtaataaatagcctaataaatgcaaaaaaactgtagtttttgtctgatataacaataaaaaactatgaaatatgttttgcggctccagacaaaacatcttttgggaaaaaggagcgaaatggctcttttggtcaaaaaggttgcagacccctggcctAGCCTATAGTATAGTAAACATCACTTACCAACAGGGGACAAGCCCTGAACCATGAAAATAACTTAATGTATCTGttagttttttttcattttctccAAAATATGACTTAGGCCATTAGTTTACGAAGGTGACGAtatttaatacatttgatttggaCTTGCATAAGTTGCACTAGGTGAAAGTCACTGATCTCTGTGATTTCTATGATTATTTCTTATGAATATttgattattgaattgatttacATGTTCTTTTGATTGTTTTTGTTGCTGTATCCATAAAAATACTGTCAGAACTGAAATAacagaatatgttttttttataaagaaATTGTCTTATAATCATGCTATtagtagatgttttgttttagtgtaGCCTTTTATATATTTAGAAGAGGTCtttttttgtgtttgtgttttaaccCATTTTGAATAAAGGTATTTTAGATTAGGTCTAGGTTTAGATTCAAGCAGAAACTGTGCATATATGTTCTGTTTAGTGTATCCTAGACAGGCATTGAAACCCTCATAAGCTTTGATTTAGACGTCGTCATGAACAGTGTGATGGTCGGGGACCAGAGGTTGACCCACCATGGTCAGCACTGTCAAAGTAAGTCAAAGAGTGGCAAACGGAGGACTCTGCATCAGAGCACCTTGGACCTGGGGGACACAGCACCCTGCTACACCACCACCCACAGCCAGGTCTGCACCCTGATGATACCCGACAGATTCATACCTTTTACAGAAGTCTCTTCATCATGCTATGTCTTCGTGTTGGTCAGAGTTATTCTGGAGAGTCAGCTGGTGGACGTCCTCTCATCTTCCACCTGAGAGATCCCAGCTTCCCCTCCCAGCACCGCAACCGGCTGGACCTCAGCACAGCGCTGCAGGGGCCGCTGCAGGGGCCGCTGCAGGGGCCGCTGCAGGGGCCGCTGCAGTCACACTCTGCAGACGTGCATGGGCCCAAACACATAACTCCGGTAACTGCAGCGAAAGTAAAACTGCAAACACACTTTCTGTTGTCTATATTGCATTATAATCTGTTAAATGCACTTCATTATTATAGTAAAAAACACTAAATATTCATAATTGCTTCATAACATTAATGATTACACATCATAAATCAATATATAATGCCAAGTATCATCATTTTGTACATTTGCTGGACACTTACTGATGTTGTACAATGAAAATAAATGAACCCTTTATTGCAATGAGATATCTAAAGTCCACTCAGTAAAACCTCTGATTAATatgatatatgatatgatataatATGTCTATAAAATGtccacaaaatgaaacaagaattttaAACCTGTCTTTATCCTATTCACATAAATGTATGCAAATTAGCAGATATTTAACAAGCTCATACCCTATTTGAATATTTAAACATATCATTTCAGAAAACAAAATAGAATTGTACAGATGTGTGTGATCAACAAGGGAAGTTTCATCGTTTTATCTATTATGACAATTGATTACCCATGTCACCTGTAGTGTTTCCCATTATACATCAAATCATGTCTCTGTCTTGCTGCAGAGGACCGACCAGAGGAAGGAGAACTGGGCTCGGTACCGCAGTGGCCAGGCCGTCAGAGAGATCACCAACCCACAACCCACTGAGTCCTGGTCCTCCTACAGAGCAGGACACACACTCCCAGCACCGGAGGAACCCTGTCTGCAGGCTGGCAGAGCAACACAGTGGCACCAACACAACCTACTGACAGGTGCTGTGCGCAGCTTCATACAGGAAATACACGTTCACAGAGCCGGTTTGAAAGAAATGTAATAACCAGGATAAAAAACATTAATTCCATAATTGATTCATGTATTTGCCAATGTCCATCTGCAGTACCTGTGCAGGTTCACACATAACAATCAGAAAACATACAACATATTGTAAAGTCTTTATCACACCAACAACTATAAAGCCAGATCTATATGGACATACCAGCAAATATATTTTCAGTGCAAATATAACATTACAGTTCATTTTCAAGCAAATCCTTTTTGTAtcatgtttaaaaaaatgtcCAATATCATGGTCAGTTCAATGGTGATATAAAAACTCCCTCAGTGGAGAAAGACATATATTAATTCTGATTATTCTCATAattattctttgtacagtatatgACTATAGTTATGATAAAAATGTACAATTTGATGTTAAATATACCCCGGAGCATCtattaaaaaacacaaaatattttccacttttatatacatttttcaATGGTGGACTTGGTATTTAAAGCATTGCCGTTATGTTGTGTTGCTAGTAGTAGTGTGTGATAACA
Encoded proteins:
- the LOC117451547 gene encoding uncharacterized protein; translated protein: MNSVMVGDQRLTHHGQHCQSKSKSGKRRTLHQSTLDLGDTAPCYTTTHSQSYSGESAGGRPLIFHLRDPSFPSQHRNRLDLSTALQGPLQGPLQGPLQGPLQSHSADVHGPKHITPRTDQRKENWARYRSGQAVREITNPQPTESWSSYRAGHTLPAPEEPCLQAGRATQWHQHNLLTGEPRQQAGGPGGPFRRRRDELLWVARPRETDCTALRLY